Proteins from a genomic interval of Rosa chinensis cultivar Old Blush chromosome 2, RchiOBHm-V2, whole genome shotgun sequence:
- the LOC112184805 gene encoding anthocyanidin 3-O-glucosyltransferase 5, protein MEITNQHAALLCSPGMGHIIPVLELGKRLVTHQNFTVTIFVVPLHTSKAESELLDASAFPHSLDIIKLPSPDISGLVEPDAVVVTRLTEMMRQVRPTFRAALHDMINFRHRCPTMLIVDLFGTESLPIAEEFGIPKYVYIASNAWFLSVMIYSPTLDEQVKGKFVDLKDPLEIPGCRKLFPELDIVDALLDWSNQQYDEHMLMGRGIPKGDGILINIWEELEPKSLAALRDENFLGRFVKVPIFPIGPLMRPNVSSIPRGDVFDWLDKQPNETVIYVSFGSGGALSYEQMVELAWGLEMSQQRFVWVIRPPIISSANETFFTAGNHNGEDDNLTKYLPKGFMGRTKDIGFVIPLWAPQVDVLAHPSVGGFLTHCGWNSTLESITNGVPMIAWPLYAEQRLNATLLTEELGVAVRSKIPPWKNVVKREEIEEMVRKIMEGEEGFALRDRAKNLKFSGAKALEQGGSSYDALSLFTKHANMFVQFANGVDPSSQVP, encoded by the coding sequence ATGGAGATCACAAACCAACATGCTGCACTACTTTGCAGCCCAGGTATGGGCCATATCATCCCTGTCCTTGAGCTCGGGAAACGACTCGTCACCCACCAAAACTTCACTGTCACAATCTTCGTCGTCCCATTGCACACTTCCAAGGCCGAATCTGAACTCCTCGACGCATCTGCCTTCCCACATAGTCTGGACATCATCAAGCTCCCATCACCTGATATTTCTGGCCTTGTCGAACCTGATGCTGTCGTCGTCACACGCCTCACAGAAATGATGCGACAAGTACGACCCACGTTTCGTGCCGCCTTACACGACATGATCAACTTTCGTCATCGTTGCCCCACCATGCTCATCGTGGACCTATTCGGCACCGAATCTTTGCCCATTGCCGAGGAGTTTGGGATTCCAAAGTATGTGTACATTGCTTCCAATGCATGGTTCCTTTCTGTAATGATTTATTCTCCAACACTAGATGAGCAAGTCAAGGGTAAATTTGTTGACCTCAAAGATCCACTAGAAATTCCTGGATGTAGAAAATTATTCCCAGAACTTGATATAGTTGATGCTTTGCTAGACTGGAGTAATCAGCAATATGACGAGCACATGCTGATGGGAAGAGGAATCCCAAAGGGTGATGGAATTTTGATAAACATATGGGAAGAATTGGAGCCCAAGTCTCTAGCAGCACTAAGAGATGAGAACTTTTTGGGCAGATTTGTGAAAGTGCCGATCTTTCCAATTGGGCCATTGATGAGGCCCAATGTGTCTTCCATCCCGAGGGGTGATGTGTTTGATTGGCTAGATAAGCAACCCAATGAAACTGTGATTTACGTGTCCTTCGGAAGCGGTGGGGCCCTGTCGTATGAACAAATGGTTGAGCTAGCTTGGGGTTTGGAGATGAGTCAACAGAGGTTCGTTTGGGTCATTCGGCCACCTATCATATCATCTGCCAATGAAACATTTTTCACTGCAGGGAATCACAATGGCGAGGATGACAATCTAACTAAGTACTTGCCCAAGGGGTTTATGGGTCGAACCAAGGACATTGGGTTTGTCATCCCTTTGTGGGCTCCACAAGTGGATGTCTTGGCTCATCCATCGGTCGGAGGGTTTTTGACACATTGCGGGTGGAACTCAACCCTTGAAAGCATCACCAATGGAGTACCAATGATCGCTTGGCCGCTCTACGCTGAGCAGAGGTTGAATGCTACGTTGTTGACAGAGGAGCTAGGGGTGGCGGTTCGGTCAAAGATACCCCCATGGAAGAACGTGGTGAAGAGAGAAGAGATAGAGGAAATGGTGAGGAAAATTATGGAGGGAGAAGAAGGTTTTGCATTGAGAGATAGAGCCAAGAATCTTAAATTCAGTGGTGCAAAAGCTTTGGAACAAGGTGGTTCGTCTTATGATGCTCTTTCTCTGTTCACTAAACATGCTAACATGTTCGTGCAATTTGCAAATGGTGTTGATCCTTCTTCCCAAGTTCCGTGA